Sequence from the Natronomonas marina genome:
TAGAACTCCGGGGTGATCGAAAAGCGGTTCCCGTCGACCGGATCGGCGCGAATCTCGGCGTCTTCCTCGCCGGTCCACTCGCCGCCACGAACGTCGCCAGCGGGGTCGCGGAATCGGACGTGTCGCATACACCCCGCTCCGTCGGGGGGCCAAAAAAGGGTTCGTGCCGCCCGGTTGCTCTCCCCGCCGCCGCGGGGACGCGTACGAAAGCGCCCGTCGAGTTGCGCCTCGGCCGTGCCCCGGGGGAGGCGTCCGTCTACAGGTCCTTCCGCATCTCGCGGTGGGGGATGCCGGCGTCCTCAAAGGGCTCGCTTGTCACCTCGTAGCCCAACCGCTCGTAGAACTCGACGACTGGAACTTGGGCGTGGAGGACGACGGCCTCGTAGCCGTCCCCGATTGCCTGGGTCTCCACGGCGTCCATCAGTTCCCGGCCGAGACCCCGTCCGCGTTCGGACGCCAGCACCGCCACGCGTTCGACCTTCGCGGTCGCGTCGTCGTAGGCCCGGAGTCGAGCCGCTCCGACGGGTCGGTCGCCGTCGTAGGCGACGAAGTGCGTCGCCGCGTCGTCGCGGCCGTCCAGTTCCCTGTGTTCGGGGACGTCCTGCTCGTCGACGAACACCTCCCGGCGGACCGCGAGGGCGTCCGTCAGTTCGTCGTCGGTCTCGACGCGGCGTACGTCCATGTTCCCGCTAGTATTCCGGGACCGGATAACTCGCGCGGTAGCGGGCCGGAGCGGGTCCACTCGGGGGCGTCACCCACTCTTAATACGTCGACGCGAGTAGGTTCACGCGCTATGGAGCTAACCTGGCACGGACACTCGACGTGGCACGTCTCGGTGGACGACACGGACCTGCTCATCGACCCCTTCTTCGAGAACCCGAAGACCGACACCGACCCCGAGGAGCTGGACCCGGATTACGTCCTCCTGACGCACGGCCACGCCGACCACATCGGCGACGTCGACCGCTACGAGGGGAGCGGTCTGGTGGCGGTACCGGAGCTCGTCTCCTACCTCGAGGACAACTTCGGCGACTACGACGCCGTCGGCGGGATGGGGATGAACATCGGCGGGACCGTCGAGTGCGGCGACGCCTGGGTGACGATGACGCAGGCGGCCCACACGAACGGCATCGAAACCGACTACGGCGCCTCCGCCGGCGTCCCGGCGGGCTTCGTCGTCAGCGACAAGAAGCCAACCCAGGAGTCCGACCCCGACTGCACGTCCTTCTACCACGCCGGTGACACCAGCCTGCTGACCGAGATGCGCGATGTCATCGGGCCGTTCCTCGAACCGGACTTCGCGGCGCTGCCGGCCGGCGACCACTTCACGATGGGACCGGCCCAGGCCGCCATCGCCGCCGACTGGCTCGACGTCGACTACGCGGCCCCGATGCACTACGACACGTTCCCACCCATCGAGATGGACCCGGCGGACTTCGAGCGCGAACTGAAGGCGACCGGGACCGGTGCCGAGGCGGTCGTCCTCGCTGGCGACGAGAGCTTCGAACTCTGAGGGTCCGGTCCGACTACCTTTTTAACGTCGCCGGGCCAAGCCGAACCCGCAATGGCCGACATCGAAACCACCACCGTCAACGAGGAGAAGTTCCACGCACTGAGTCGCGCCGGCGATTTCGAGTTGAGCATCGACGCCACTGGCGCGGAGGGGCCGACACCCAACGAGGTGCTGGTCGCCGACTACGCCTCCTGTTTCACCTTCGCCTGCCGCGCCGGCGCCCAGCGCGAACTCGATGTCGAACTCGGGAAGGTCGAGACGGCCGCCGAGGCCGACCTGAACGACGACGACGACCTCACCTCGATCAGCTTCCAGATGCACATCGAGGCCGACCTCGACGACGACGAGGTGGCGGAACTCCTCGAACTCGGTGAGGACATCTGCCACGTCCACGACTCCCTCAAGGAGTCGCTACACGCCGACGTCGACGTGACGACCGACGCCTTGTAAACTACCCCACCCTACTCCCTCGGCGCATACGCGCCTCGGTCCTTGAGGGTGGGGCTTTGATGTGGACTCCCGGCAATCAGTCACCAGCAATAGGCCGGTGACTCTCGCCGTTCAACGTCCCACCATTCACACGCAGGTCTACTTCTGCGTCTCCGCTCCCCGACTTGGGCGAGGAACGGAGTCTGTGTGTCCGCTTTCGGGCGTACCGTAGCCCGATATTCTTCGCACCGTTGTAATCCGCGTTCACCTCGTAGCCGCACTTCTGGCAACAGAACTGTTCTCCGCGGCGGTTGTCCTCGTGCGTGAACCCACAATCCGTCCGAGAACAGCGTTGAGACGTGTGGTTCGGTTCGACTTGCTCCACGGAGATCCCCTGTTCGGGCGCTTTGTAGGAGACGTACTCGAACAGCCTGCGGAATGCCCAGACGTGGTGCCACTCCGCTTGCGGTAGCCGCTCTCGAATATCTGTCAACTCCTCGAACGCGATTACATCGCAGTCGTGTTTGACGGCTTCCGCGACAAGTTCGTTAGCGACCGTGTGGATGTACTGTTTCCGCCATGCTCTTTCACGCTTCCCGAGTCGGAGCAAAGCGTTGTGCGCGGATTGAGTGCCGCGCTGTTGCATCTCACCACGCCGCTTCTCGAACTCGCGGCACCAGTGGTCGTATTCGTCTCCCTGCCAGAACAAGCCGGTCGATGAGACGGCAAGGCTGTTGACCCCGAGGTCGATACCGAGGACCGTTTGGTCGGGGTGCCCGGTATCTGCCGAAACCTCTGCGTCGCCGTCTACCCGCCGCGTCGAGATGTTGAGGTAGAACTCGTCGGTTGCCGCGTCGTACCGAAGCGTACTCTCTCGGAACTCGTAGTCCTCGGAGAGTACGTACCGTTCGTGGGGCGTCGGGCTGTCTGCCGGGAGAACGAACGAGGGTTCGATTCGCCCCTCAACGGTTGACAGCGACACCTTGTTGCGGTAGAAGGTCGCGCTCCGCGTGTCGTAGTCCATCGTTTCGGCGGTGAACGTGGGGCAAGAGACGCGCTGTCCCTTCTTCCAGCGTCCGACACACGATTTGATGGCTTCGACGGCGCGTCGGATGGCGGCTTGGACGAATTGTGCCTGTAGGTCTGTCTCCTCTCGAAGTTCGGAGTAGAGCGCGTCCCGCACCTGCCGCTTGTTGGTCTTGCACTCGGTGAACGAGGTGCCGGACCAACAGTAGTCGGCGGTTCGGTTCGCGCAGTACGGGTATTGTTCGGCGGTTCGGTGGAGTGCGTCGCGTTGCTCGTTGGAAACGGCAAGCTTCACGGCGGCGGTTCGACGCACCTCCATGACTTCAGAGAACACCCGACGGTACTTAAATATTCGGGAGTCGGTCGCCGTATGCTGGTTGTGTCGTACCATGTCGGTTTCCTCTCCGGCCTACTCGCTCCCTTCGCTACGCTTCGGTCGCTCCTTGAGGCCGGAGGCTCCACCTCGAAAACGCTCGAACGCCTGCGTTTCGACCCCGAGCCGGAACCGAGCACTCAGCCCAGCACGCCCGCGCCGACGACCCCGCCGAGGACGACCCCGTAGACGAGGTGGAAGACGCCGAACATCGCCATCGTCTTCGGTGCGGCGTCCATCGCGAGGACGACGTTCATCCAGAAGACCATCCCGACGACGGTCAGCACGAGGGCGAAGACGACGCCGGCCGCGACCGCGGCGACCACCCCGTCCAGTCCGAACCCGATTGCGGGCACGGCGAGGACGAAGACCGCCCCCGCGCCGACCCCGTACAGCAGGTGCAGCACCATCCCGGGCATCACGTAGTCGTCCGCCGGGCCGTCGCCGACGTACTTCGCCCACAGCGCCGCCGTCGGCGGCGGCGAGTCGTCGCCGAGCGCCATCATGAACACCGTCATGACGATGGTTGCGAGCAATCCGCCTATCAGGCCGCTGAGTATCGTGACCATTCTCGGGTACCTCCGTCGGAGAGCCTCCGACCGACGCCGGCCGGAAGCTAACGGACACTTACCTGGTTGTGAGGAGTAACCATTAAAGGTTAGGAGAGTGATAGGTTACTCGGTTACGTCTCGGTAATCGGCGTGTCGGTGCCGGTCGTGCGAATTTTTCGCACGACGATACAGGTTACATATAGTAATCGGAACGACGTACCGACGTGAGCACACGGAACGGCACCGACGACGAGCGGACCGACGACTGCACGACGACGACCTCGTTCTCCGATCACGGACTCGGCGATGGCCGACGGCTCATCCGGGAGACGTACTACCGCCTGGTCGACGGCGGGACGGCCGAGTTCGCACCGACGGAGCGGTTCTTCGACCGTCTGGAGACGGCGTTCGTCTGGAGTTACATCGGCGCCACGGACGACAGCGGGGTCCCGCCCCACGTCGGGACCGCAATCGAGGACGCCCGCGCCCGGACGCGGGAGGCGTTCGCGGCGGACCCGGACGCGGACCTCCGAACCGAGGTGATTCCAGCCTTCTACCAGCGGGTCGCCGGCTTCCACTGCGTCTACCGGAACTGAGTCCGTTACCGGACACCGGTGGGTCGGTTGGGCGGTTCCCGTGGCGTTTTGCCGCCCGGTGAGTCCGGGGTAACCCAGTGTGTCCACCCTTACCTAGCGCTTATGGTTACTTGACGTTACCTGATAACTGTACATGTCCGAATCAGGCTCTCGCGACGGTGCCACGGCAAGGACGACGACGGACCCGGTGTCGGTCGACGTGCTCGTCTTCGGCGGCGGCGCCGCCAACAAGGTCGCCTCGGCGGCCGCGGCAGCAGGCAAGGAGACCGTCCTCGTCGAGAAGGGTCCGCTGGGCGGTACCTGTCTGAACCGCGGCTGTAACCCCTCGAAGATGCTGATCGCCCACGCCGACCGCGTCAACGCCGTCAGAGACGCCGACCGATTCCACGTCGACGCAGCGGTGCGCGGGGTCGACACCGAGACCATCGTCGAGGAGGTTCACGGCACGCTCGGCGGCGTCGCCGAGGGGATGGCCGACGCGAAACGAAGCGAGGAGAACCTCACCTTCGTCAACGCCGAGGGCGAGTTCGTCGACGACCGGACCGTCCGGGCCGGCGGCACCGAATACACCGCCGACGAACTCCTCGTCGCCGCGGGGACGCGACCGCTCGTCATCGACGCCATCGACGGCATCGCGTCGGTCGACTACCTCACCAGCGACGACGCGCTGCGGCTACGACACCCGCCCGAACGGCTGGTCGTTCTCGGCGGCGGCTACATCGCCGCCGAACTCGGCTACTACTTCGACGCCCTCGGGACGGAGGTCGCACTACTCGAGATGGAGGAGACGCTGCTGCCGCGGGAAGATGGCGAAATCGCCGAGCGATTCACCGCCGTCGCCGAACGGCGCCACGACGCCTACACCGGCTACCGGGTGACCGGGGTCGAAGAGACCGACGGCACGGTCACCGCCACCGCCGAGTCCGCCGACGGCGAGGTCGTCGAGGTGGCCGGTGACGAACTGCTCGTGGCGCTGGGTCGCCGGCCGAACACCGACCGCATCGGCATCGAGAACACCGCCATCGAGACCGACGACCGTGGCTTCGTCGAGGTCGACGACCGCCTCGAAACGAGCGTCGACGGCGTCTACGCTGCTGGCGACGTCATCGGTCAGCACCCGTTCAAACACGCCGCCGACCACGAGGTCGAGGTGGTCGCCGAGAACCTCCTCGGCGGCGACCGGACCGTCGACTACCGCGGCATCTCCCACGCCGTCTTCACGGAACCGCAGGTCGCGGGCGTCGGGAGGACGGAATCGCAACTACAAGAGGCGGGCACCGACTACGTGGTCGGTCGGGCCGAGTACGCCGACACAGCGATGGGCCGCGCGCTGAAACTGGACGAGGGGCTGGTGAAGGTGCTGGCCGCCCCCGACGGCGAGGTGCTCGGGACGCACCTCCTCGGTCACGAGGCGTCGATGCTGGTCCACGAGGCGACGCTCGCGGTCCGACACGGTCTCTCGGTCGCCGACGTCGCCGACACCATCCACGTCCACCCCTCGATGAACAAGGTCGTCGCGGCTGCCTTCGCCGACGCGGCCGCCGAACTGTAACGGAACCACCCGCGGGATGGAAAGCGTCCGAACCCCCTCCAAGACTCCTGACACATGCCCACAGACACGACGAAACCGGAATCGACGGACGAATCGACCTCGGCGCCCGAACTGACCGAGGGGGACGTCCTCCGAATCGACGACGAGCGGTTCGGCAGGGAGAACGTCGCACTCGTGACGGGCGCGGCGTCGGGTATCGGGCGGGCGACGACCATCGCGCTGGCGGTCAACGGCCTCACCGTCGTCGGCCTCGACGTCGACGAGGACGGCCTCGAGGAGGTAGCTACCACGGCCGAGTCCTTCGACGCCGACGGGCGGGTCGTCGCCGCGCCGACCGACCTGACCGACGACGACGAGTGCGAGGCCGCGGTCGAGGCAGCAAGCGAGGAGGGGCAAATCCGGTACCTCGCCAACGTCGCCGGGATGCAGCACATCGCCTCCCTCGCCGAGTTCCCGATGGAGCGATACGACCTCATGGGGGACCTGATGCTTCGAGCGCCGTTCCTACTGTCGAAACTCGTGATGCCGCACGTCCGGGCGACCGAGGACGGCGTCGGCGCCATCGGCAACATGTCGTCGGTTCACGGCCACTACGCCACGCGGGACAAGCCGGCCTACATCACCGTCAAACACGGACTGACCGGTCTCACCCGGGCCATCGCCGCGGAGGGCGACGGAACGCTCCGGGGTTTTTCCGTCAGTGTCGGCTACGTGCTGACGCCACTGATGGTCGACCAGATAGCCGACACCGCCGCCGAGCGCGACATTACCGAAGCGGAGGTCGTCGAGGACGTCATGCTGGGACAGGCCCGAACGAAGGAGATGATGACGCCGGCCGAGGTGGCCAACCTCTTCGTGTTCGGCTTCTCCTCGCACGCCCGCCACCTCAACGGGAGCGACCTGCTGTTCGACGGCGGCTACACCACCACCTATGAGTAGGGTCGCAATCGCCTGCCAGGGCGGCGGGAGCCACACCGCCTTCACGGCCGGCTTCCTCAGACACGTCTTCGAAAACTGGGACGACGAGGACGAACTCGTCGGTCTCTCGGGGACGTCGGGCGGCGCGCTCAACGCCGTCGCGGCGTGGTACGGGCTGGCGACCGAGGGCCGCGAGCGCGCCGTCGAGTTGCTGGACGCGGTCTGGGAGGACGTCGCCGCCGACGACCCCATCGACCGGGTGACGAACGCGACGGCGGTCTGGACCCGGCGCGTCGAGACGAGCGGCCTCCCGGTGCCGACGGTGAGTCCGTACCTCCTGCCCGCCACGGCGTGGGCCGAATCGGAGTTCCGGGCGCTCGTCGAACGGCACGTCGACTTCGAGACGATCCGGGCGCTGTGCGGTGACCCGGAACGGCCGTCGCTCGTCGTCGGGACGGTCAACGTCAACGCCGGCGAGTTCGAGACGTTCGTCGACGAGGAGGTAACCGCCGACGCGGTGCTGGCCTCGGCCGCTATCCCCGAACTGTTCCGGGCCGTCGAGATACACGGCCACTACCACTGGGACGGGCTCTTCAGCCAGAACCCGCCGGTCAAGGACCTGATGCGGGGCGACGGCGGCCGGAAACCCGAGGAGCTGTGGGTCGTCCAGATAAACCCACAGCAGCGGTCGGACCTTCCGAAGACCAACGAGGAGATATCCGACCGGCGGAACGAACTCGCCGGGAACATCTCCCTGAACCAGGAGATAGGCTTCATCGAGCGGGTCAACGACTGGATCGACGCGGGCTATCTCCCCGAATCGGAGTTCACGAAAGCGAGCGTCCACCGCATCGAGATGGGCGAGCAGTTCCACTGCTCGACGAAGGCCGACCGCTCGCCGGCGTTCATCGACGAACTGCTGGCCCTCGGCGAGCGCCGAGCCGAGGCGTTTCTCGCCGACCGGTAGCGGCCACCTTCGGGATCGCCGAGGAGTGGGTCGGCTCTCGCCGGGTCGCCCGACATTCCGCCGCCCGACGATGAGCGATCGGTAAGTCACGAACTCCGACGTTAGCGAACCTATATTCTGCTGGCCGTGGAGTATCAGCACGTCCGACCGTCCACCATGACTCTGACAGAACCACCCCTGCGCGTCGAGTTGTTCGTCCGTTCTCTGGCCCCGAGCGGCTCCCGCTTCGGCGAGGAGGTGGTCGTCGAGCGACTCCAGCGACTCGAAGCCGACGGCGTCGTCGACGACCTGACGGTCCACGTCACCGGCAAACAGGTCTGTCCGGGGACCGCAACCGCCGACACCGAACCGGGCCGGTTCCTCCTCGGCCGTCTGGCGGCCTTCGAGCGGTGGGCCGACCGGACCGGCCGCTCCCTGAAGCCGTTCTTCGAGCACGTCGAAGGCGCCGAGACCATCGACG
This genomic interval carries:
- a CDS encoding GNAT family N-acetyltransferase, translated to MDVRRVETDDELTDALAVRREVFVDEQDVPEHRELDGRDDAATHFVAYDGDRPVGAARLRAYDDATAKVERVAVLASERGRGLGRELMDAVETQAIGDGYEAVVLHAQVPVVEFYERLGYEVTSEPFEDAGIPHREMRKDL
- a CDS encoding metal-dependent hydrolase: MELTWHGHSTWHVSVDDTDLLIDPFFENPKTDTDPEELDPDYVLLTHGHADHIGDVDRYEGSGLVAVPELVSYLEDNFGDYDAVGGMGMNIGGTVECGDAWVTMTQAAHTNGIETDYGASAGVPAGFVVSDKKPTQESDPDCTSFYHAGDTSLLTEMRDVIGPFLEPDFAALPAGDHFTMGPAQAAIAADWLDVDYAAPMHYDTFPPIEMDPADFERELKATGTGAEAVVLAGDESFEL
- a CDS encoding OsmC family protein, with product MADIETTTVNEEKFHALSRAGDFELSIDATGAEGPTPNEVLVADYASCFTFACRAGAQRELDVELGKVETAAEADLNDDDDLTSISFQMHIEADLDDDEVAELLELGEDICHVHDSLKESLHADVDVTTDAL
- a CDS encoding RNA-guided endonuclease InsQ/TnpB family protein, producing the protein MEVRRTAAVKLAVSNEQRDALHRTAEQYPYCANRTADYCWSGTSFTECKTNKRQVRDALYSELREETDLQAQFVQAAIRRAVEAIKSCVGRWKKGQRVSCPTFTAETMDYDTRSATFYRNKVSLSTVEGRIEPSFVLPADSPTPHERYVLSEDYEFRESTLRYDAATDEFYLNISTRRVDGDAEVSADTGHPDQTVLGIDLGVNSLAVSSTGLFWQGDEYDHWCREFEKRRGEMQQRGTQSAHNALLRLGKRERAWRKQYIHTVANELVAEAVKHDCDVIAFEELTDIRERLPQAEWHHVWAFRRLFEYVSYKAPEQGISVEQVEPNHTSQRCSRTDCGFTHEDNRRGEQFCCQKCGYEVNADYNGAKNIGLRYARKRTHRLRSSPKSGSGDAEVDLRVNGGTLNGESHRPIAGD
- a CDS encoding dihydrolipoyl dehydrogenase — protein: MSVDVLVFGGGAANKVASAAAAAGKETVLVEKGPLGGTCLNRGCNPSKMLIAHADRVNAVRDADRFHVDAAVRGVDTETIVEEVHGTLGGVAEGMADAKRSEENLTFVNAEGEFVDDRTVRAGGTEYTADELLVAAGTRPLVIDAIDGIASVDYLTSDDALRLRHPPERLVVLGGGYIAAELGYYFDALGTEVALLEMEETLLPREDGEIAERFTAVAERRHDAYTGYRVTGVEETDGTVTATAESADGEVVEVAGDELLVALGRRPNTDRIGIENTAIETDDRGFVEVDDRLETSVDGVYAAGDVIGQHPFKHAADHEVEVVAENLLGGDRTVDYRGISHAVFTEPQVAGVGRTESQLQEAGTDYVVGRAEYADTAMGRALKLDEGLVKVLAAPDGEVLGTHLLGHEASMLVHEATLAVRHGLSVADVADTIHVHPSMNKVVAAAFADAAAEL
- a CDS encoding SDR family oxidoreductase codes for the protein MPTDTTKPESTDESTSAPELTEGDVLRIDDERFGRENVALVTGAASGIGRATTIALAVNGLTVVGLDVDEDGLEEVATTAESFDADGRVVAAPTDLTDDDECEAAVEAASEEGQIRYLANVAGMQHIASLAEFPMERYDLMGDLMLRAPFLLSKLVMPHVRATEDGVGAIGNMSSVHGHYATRDKPAYITVKHGLTGLTRAIAAEGDGTLRGFSVSVGYVLTPLMVDQIADTAAERDITEAEVVEDVMLGQARTKEMMTPAEVANLFVFGFSSHARHLNGSDLLFDGGYTTTYE
- a CDS encoding patatin-like phospholipase family protein — protein: MSRVAIACQGGGSHTAFTAGFLRHVFENWDDEDELVGLSGTSGGALNAVAAWYGLATEGRERAVELLDAVWEDVAADDPIDRVTNATAVWTRRVETSGLPVPTVSPYLLPATAWAESEFRALVERHVDFETIRALCGDPERPSLVVGTVNVNAGEFETFVDEEVTADAVLASAAIPELFRAVEIHGHYHWDGLFSQNPPVKDLMRGDGGRKPEELWVVQINPQQRSDLPKTNEEISDRRNELAGNISLNQEIGFIERVNDWIDAGYLPESEFTKASVHRIEMGEQFHCSTKADRSPAFIDELLALGERRAEAFLADR
- a CDS encoding HTH domain-containing protein; the protein is MTLTEPPLRVELFVRSLAPSGSRFGEEVVVERLQRLEADGVVDDLTVHVTGKQVCPGTATADTEPGRFLLGRLAAFERWADRTGRSLKPFFEHVEGAETIDGTDCSGIRFPAIALATYRGDELVAVAPVSDGAAVESVSDRLDALERARGDATAPLAGRAE